In one Achromobacter spanius genomic region, the following are encoded:
- a CDS encoding alkaline phosphatase family protein: MLLAASALAGCGGDGDDDDAQASPPVTEPAPATIDKVLFIGIDGLTYDALRRGVADKTLTNIGQLTATRAWTGGVTGEVTQQPTLAAPGWATLLTGQWADVHGVRSNASGQAMKAPSLFQRIKTAHPAARTAGAFNSPLLAGLVASDRDAGYLQTLTDCAGVDDCVASQARDRITEGYDVVVAQFGAPERAASDSGFGANYNAVIRRTDAAIGELAKQIADRRADHPDENWLMIVASSHGLGKTGVADGLPQAANKTIFLASNQAALLGGSADDASFDGVWDNNWYALPSAADVAPTMLAHLAALPAAGQYDMAGTPLSEPLALRRLSARTSMDNKTVTLSWVRVGEPEGDIVVSRDGVEVARLPGTDTGYADTGFTFDTEGVHTLNYSVSLGHATSATHATVVYAKPVELLASLRTGLTMLFPFEGDVTDVAAGGGAITPYDGVQAPAFADAGVFGKMFQNERGSAALGAFKLDYPAGMLDSLSVFTIGFWYQSDGTANDRSILGNKDYNSGGNPGITIAQWAGPELRFNVAGGGARADINGVKFTPNKPVYVAMTINKPAKTMTAFVYDSEIGFSRRNTTTGSVDLGLVAGVFGPHIGLNEDGLGTYGICCAGTKGPYTMNFDDLAFWSRALTEDEVKSLALSGKSVSDLFP, translated from the coding sequence ATGCTGTTGGCCGCTAGCGCGTTGGCGGGTTGTGGGGGCGATGGCGACGATGACGACGCCCAGGCGTCCCCGCCCGTGACCGAGCCGGCGCCGGCCACCATCGACAAAGTATTGTTCATTGGCATTGACGGCCTGACTTATGACGCTCTGCGTCGTGGCGTCGCCGACAAGACGCTGACCAACATCGGCCAGTTGACGGCTACGCGTGCCTGGACGGGCGGCGTAACGGGCGAGGTCACCCAGCAGCCCACGCTGGCCGCGCCGGGTTGGGCGACCCTCTTGACTGGCCAGTGGGCGGACGTGCACGGCGTGCGTTCCAACGCGTCCGGCCAGGCGATGAAAGCGCCCAGCCTGTTCCAGCGCATCAAGACGGCGCACCCCGCGGCACGCACGGCGGGCGCCTTCAATTCGCCCTTGCTGGCAGGTCTGGTTGCTAGCGATCGCGACGCCGGCTATCTGCAAACGCTGACCGATTGCGCGGGCGTTGACGACTGCGTCGCCTCGCAAGCGCGCGACCGCATCACGGAAGGCTATGACGTGGTCGTGGCCCAGTTCGGCGCACCCGAACGCGCCGCGTCCGATAGCGGCTTTGGCGCCAACTACAACGCTGTCATCCGCCGGACCGACGCCGCCATCGGCGAGCTGGCCAAGCAGATCGCCGACCGCCGCGCCGACCATCCGGACGAGAATTGGCTGATGATCGTGGCGTCCAGTCACGGTCTGGGCAAGACCGGCGTGGCCGACGGCCTGCCGCAAGCCGCGAACAAGACCATCTTCCTGGCATCGAACCAAGCGGCGCTGCTGGGCGGCAGCGCGGACGACGCGTCGTTTGACGGCGTCTGGGACAACAACTGGTATGCACTGCCCAGCGCCGCCGACGTGGCGCCCACCATGCTGGCGCATCTGGCCGCGCTGCCCGCGGCCGGGCAATACGACATGGCGGGCACGCCGCTGTCTGAACCCCTGGCGCTGCGCCGCCTGTCGGCCCGCACGTCCATGGACAACAAGACTGTGACGCTGTCCTGGGTGCGCGTGGGCGAACCCGAGGGCGACATCGTGGTCAGCCGAGACGGCGTTGAAGTGGCGCGCCTGCCGGGCACGGACACGGGCTATGCCGACACCGGCTTCACCTTCGATACCGAAGGCGTGCATACGCTGAACTACAGCGTGTCACTGGGCCACGCCACCAGCGCCACCCACGCCACGGTGGTGTACGCCAAGCCGGTGGAACTGCTGGCGTCGCTGCGCACTGGCCTGACGATGCTGTTTCCCTTCGAAGGCGATGTGACCGACGTGGCCGCGGGCGGCGGCGCCATCACCCCGTATGACGGCGTGCAGGCGCCGGCATTCGCCGATGCCGGTGTGTTCGGCAAGATGTTCCAGAACGAGCGCGGCTCGGCCGCCCTGGGCGCCTTCAAGCTGGACTATCCGGCGGGCATGCTGGACAGCCTGTCCGTCTTCACGATCGGCTTCTGGTATCAGTCGGACGGCACGGCGAACGACCGCTCGATCCTGGGCAACAAGGACTACAACTCCGGCGGCAATCCCGGCATCACCATCGCCCAGTGGGCCGGCCCCGAGCTGCGCTTCAACGTGGCGGGCGGCGGTGCTCGCGCCGACATCAACGGGGTGAAGTTCACACCGAACAAGCCGGTCTACGTCGCCATGACCATCAACAAACCCGCCAAGACCATGACGGCCTTCGTCTACGACAGCGAAATCGGTTTCTCGCGGCGCAACACGACCACGGGCTCGGTTGACCTGGGGCTGGTGGCCGGCGTGTTTGGTCCGCACATCGGCCTGAACGAAGACGGCCTTGGCACCTACGGCATCTGCTGCGCGGGCACCAAGGGTCCTTACACCATGAATTTTGACGATCTTGCCTTCTGGTCGCGCGCATTGACCGAGGACGAAGTGAAGTCCCTGGCGCTGTCCGGCAAGTCCGTTTCCGACCTGTTCCCCTGA